The following coding sequences are from one Methanococcoides orientis window:
- a CDS encoding M28 family peptidase, with amino-acid sequence MKFNIRTENEEYSEKAKVYLNALCDVKPTRSTGSAGNREATDFFARIVSPYGYAVESESFSCMDFESGESSLRAIDRSFEIYPSPFSLGCDVEAELETVTTVEELEKCNCRGKILLMKGKICDEPLMPKNFVFYNPEDHKKIYSLLETKEPAAIVTATEIKPELVGAIYPYPLIEDGDFDIPSAYCTDDVGDEIAKGTGGMFKLRINSKRIPSTACNVIVRKNPDADKKIVICAHIDSRASTPGASDNASGTVVLLLLAEMLSDHQSNICIEIVAFNGEDHYSVAGQMDYLHKYQKEFDKIILAINIDDVGYKKGKTAYSFYECSDKTKRNICGTLSNYKGLTEGGPWYSGDHMIFAQNSIETMALTSECIPFLMKTITHTEKDIPDIIDCDKLVEVAAALKDIVENCD; translated from the coding sequence ATGAAATTTAATATAAGAACTGAGAATGAAGAATATTCAGAAAAAGCAAAGGTCTATTTGAATGCTTTATGTGATGTAAAGCCTACCAGAAGCACTGGTTCGGCAGGCAATCGTGAAGCAACAGACTTTTTTGCGAGGATTGTCAGCCCTTATGGATATGCAGTTGAAAGCGAGTCCTTTAGTTGCATGGATTTTGAGAGCGGGGAATCTTCCCTTAGAGCTATTGACAGATCGTTTGAGATATATCCAAGCCCTTTTTCTCTTGGGTGTGATGTAGAAGCGGAATTAGAAACGGTTACTACCGTTGAAGAATTAGAAAAATGCAACTGTAGGGGCAAGATCCTATTGATGAAAGGTAAAATATGCGATGAACCGCTGATGCCTAAAAATTTTGTGTTCTATAACCCGGAAGATCATAAGAAAATATATTCTCTTTTAGAAACAAAAGAACCAGCAGCTATAGTCACTGCGACAGAAATCAAACCCGAACTTGTAGGGGCAATATATCCCTATCCTCTTATAGAAGATGGTGATTTTGACATCCCTTCTGCATATTGCACGGACGATGTTGGTGATGAAATAGCTAAAGGAACAGGGGGCATGTTCAAGTTAAGGATCAATTCCAAAAGAATCCCTTCAACTGCCTGTAATGTCATTGTGCGGAAAAATCCAGACGCAGATAAGAAAATTGTTATTTGTGCACACATAGATTCAAGGGCAAGCACACCAGGTGCATCAGATAATGCTTCAGGGACAGTGGTCCTATTACTCCTTGCTGAAATGCTTTCCGATCATCAAAGCAATATTTGTATTGAAATTGTGGCTTTCAATGGGGAGGATCACTACAGTGTAGCAGGGCAGATGGATTACCTGCATAAATATCAAAAAGAGTTTGATAAAATAATTCTGGCAATCAATATAGATGATGTTGGTTACAAAAAAGGTAAAACTGCTTATTCATTCTATGAGTGTTCAGATAAAACAAAACGAAATATCTGTGGCACTTTATCAAACTACAAGGGCCTAACAGAGGGGGGACCCTGGTATAGCGGAGACCATATGATATTTGCACAAAATAGCATAGAAACGATGGCATTAACATCTGAGTGTATTCCTTTTTTGATGAAAACAATTACACATACAGAAAAAGATATACCAGACATTATTGACTGCGATAAACTTGTGGAAGTTGCAGCTGCATTAAAGGATATTGTAGAGAATTGTGATTAA
- a CDS encoding AraC family transcriptional regulator produces the protein MEILKETEITELEERTVACVSFVGNYVGKVEVFAELFGKLGNWAGPKQLIGPNTLFMSAYYDDPGVTPPEELKLDACMTIDDDVEVEGEIKKQKLPGGKYVVMHAELKGAEEYGPAWEKIVGWLMENNLEMDMSRASYEIYLNDPEEHPEKHHILDICMPVK, from the coding sequence TTGGAAATTCTAAAAGAAACAGAGATAACAGAATTAGAAGAAAGAACCGTAGCATGCGTTTCCTTTGTCGGCAACTATGTGGGTAAGGTCGAGGTCTTTGCAGAGCTGTTCGGTAAATTGGGCAACTGGGCAGGCCCGAAGCAATTGATAGGACCGAATACTCTTTTTATGTCTGCCTATTACGATGATCCGGGTGTTACCCCTCCAGAAGAACTTAAACTGGATGCGTGCATGACCATCGACGATGATGTTGAAGTTGAGGGTGAGATCAAGAAGCAGAAACTTCCCGGTGGAAAGTATGTAGTAATGCATGCAGAACTGAAAGGAGCAGAAGAATATGGCCCTGCATGGGAAAAGATCGTAGGGTGGCTTATGGAAAATAATCTTGAAATGGATATGTCCCGGGCAAGTTATGAGATATATTTGAATGATCCAGAGGAGCATCCGGAAAAGCATCATATTCTTGATATATGCATGCCAGTCAAGTGA
- a CDS encoding SDH family Clp fold serine proteinase → MVNIISDQGGIILVSISEITVTEILIILFLIFFLYAFVYPQSQLKKIKMQRLSMIKRMERMWGTKVLTMIHRKEAVSMLGFPVYQYIDVEDAEQVLRAIRETGDRPIDIIMQTPGGQMHASIQIARALNNHKEKVRIMIPHYCMSGGTIIALAADEILMDPDAVIGPIDPQVGDLIRGTYPAPSWIYAAEKKGMDADDTTIIMSEISKKAMELTKDVIMELLEDKIQDEEKRNSVAQKLLSGEMIHVTPISAKEAIELGLPVSTELPSEVHDFMKFFRSAKMSVEYIE, encoded by the coding sequence ATAGTAAATATTATTTCTGATCAAGGGGGTATCATTCTGGTCTCGATTTCCGAAATCACCGTCACAGAAATTCTGATAATCTTATTTCTGATCTTCTTCTTGTACGCTTTTGTCTATCCTCAGTCCCAGCTCAAGAAAATTAAGATGCAAAGGCTTTCCATGATCAAACGGATGGAGCGCATGTGGGGCACAAAGGTTCTTACCATGATACACAGGAAAGAAGCAGTTTCCATGTTAGGTTTTCCTGTCTATCAATACATAGATGTTGAGGATGCTGAACAGGTACTTCGAGCCATCAGGGAGACCGGTGACCGGCCCATAGATATTATCATGCAAACACCTGGAGGTCAAATGCATGCCAGCATACAGATCGCACGGGCTCTTAATAATCATAAAGAAAAGGTCAGGATAATGATTCCACACTATTGCATGTCAGGGGGTACCATCATTGCCCTTGCTGCAGATGAGATTTTAATGGATCCTGATGCAGTCATAGGTCCAATAGACCCACAGGTGGGTGATCTCATTCGTGGAACATACCCGGCACCCTCATGGATCTATGCAGCCGAAAAGAAAGGAATGGATGCTGATGACACTACCATCATCATGAGCGAGATCTCAAAAAAAGCAATGGAGCTTACAAAAGATGTTATCATGGAATTGCTTGAGGACAAAATTCAAGATGAAGAAAAAAGGAACTCCGTTGCTCAAAAACTATTAAGTGGAGAGATGATACATGTCACTCCGATCTCTGCAAAAGAGGCTATTGAACTGGGGCTGCCGGTCAGCACTGAATTGCCTTCAGAAGTCCATGATTTCATGAAGTTTTTCAGGTCTGCAAAGATGAGCGTGGAATATATTGAGTAA
- a CDS encoding CRISPR-associated endonuclease Cas1, with product MDTDSIFVPPEQAQEIVDLTVMNLIEKGVVDNKDFVRTESFSLRLRPTGARKVTEEFNSVMNHKTRSNTGKRTVLGICPVVEGKGVKPSACWKEEND from the coding sequence ATGGATACTGATTCCATCTTTGTTCCTCCTGAGCAAGCCCAGGAGATTGTTGATCTTACTGTAATGAACCTGATCGAGAAGGGAGTTGTAGATAACAAGGACTTTGTGAGGACTGAGAGTTTTTCATTAAGGCTTAGACCTACTGGAGCAAGGAAGGTTACTGAAGAGTTCAATTCAGTAATGAACCACAAGACAAGGTCGAATACAGGAAAAAGAACAGTTCTTGGGATCTGTCCTGTTGTTGAAGGCAAGGGAGTTAAGCCATCAGCTTGTTGGAAAGAGGAAAACGATTGA
- a CDS encoding restriction endonuclease subunit S, whose product MKKAFEGELTREWREQQTNLPDAEDLLEQIRVEREESYKKKLEEWKRAVKEWEDAGKEGKKPSRPKKPKETKPLTINELSKLQITPQEWKWTKIGNLTLGVEYGTSAKSQKSGDVPVLRMGNIQNGKFDWGDLVFTSDKAEIEKYLLKKDDVLFNRTNSPELVGKTAIYKSERPSVFAGYLIRINQLQKYIVADFLNYFLNSHTAKMHGNSVKTDGVNQSNINGEKLSNYPFPLCSFLEQQAIVTEIETRLSVCDKVEQDIEENLERAEALRQSILKKAFEGKLLNERELEEARNAPDWEPAEVLLEQIKT is encoded by the coding sequence TTGAAGAAGGCCTTTGAGGGAGAGCTTACGAGGGAATGGAGGGAACAGCAGACTAATCTTCCGGATGCGGAGGATTTGCTAGAGCAGATTCGGGTGGAACGGGAAGAGAGTTACAAGAAGAAGCTTGAGGAATGGAAAAGAGCTGTTAAAGAGTGGGAGGATGCAGGGAAAGAAGGAAAGAAACCCAGTCGACCCAAGAAACCCAAAGAAACAAAACCACTCACTATCAATGAGCTTTCCAAATTACAAATTACCCCCCAAGAGTGGAAATGGACGAAAATTGGAAATTTAACACTTGGGGTAGAATATGGAACATCTGCAAAATCACAAAAATCAGGAGATGTTCCGGTATTACGAATGGGAAATATTCAAAATGGGAAATTTGATTGGGGAGATTTGGTTTTTACAAGCGACAAGGCAGAAATTGAAAAATATTTACTAAAAAAAGATGATGTTCTTTTCAACCGCACAAATAGCCCCGAATTAGTTGGTAAAACTGCCATTTACAAAAGTGAAAGACCTTCTGTTTTTGCAGGCTATTTGATAAGGATAAATCAACTTCAAAAATATATAGTTGCAGATTTTCTAAACTATTTTCTGAACTCCCACACTGCAAAAATGCATGGAAATTCAGTAAAAACAGATGGTGTAAACCAATCAAACATAAATGGAGAAAAACTTAGCAATTATCCATTCCCACTCTGTTCCTTCCTCGAACAACAAGCCATCGTAACCGAAATCGAAACACGCCTTTCGGTTTGTGATAAAGTCGAACAGGACATCGAAGAAAACCTTGAAAGGGCCGAAGCATTGCGACAGAGCATCTTGAAAAAAGCGTTTGAAGGAAAGCTACTCAATGAACGGGAGCTGGAAGAGGCACGAAACGCTCCAGATTGGGAACCTGCCGAAGTTTTGTTGGAACAAATTAAGACCTAA
- a CDS encoding recombinase family protein translates to MESSENSVGYARTSTKDQNIDTQIVQLKNKGIPPEQIFFDEGISGSVPAPERPGFKKLLKYIESHEVKTIYLFEISRLGRTFIDTLNLMEFEDKGVRVVSLSPSEAWSTSGDPHYRKLLISIFGWVAENEKRIMRERIKVGIERHRREKKTWGRPTKEPNKKEVMKYRDKGLTWSEISRVMNVPASTLYKYRDKWEEQDRVERVNKA, encoded by the coding sequence ATGGAATCTTCTGAAAATTCAGTTGGATATGCAAGGACAAGTACGAAAGATCAGAACATCGATACCCAAATAGTCCAGCTCAAGAACAAGGGCATTCCTCCGGAGCAGATATTCTTTGACGAGGGCATCAGTGGGAGTGTTCCGGCTCCAGAGCGACCCGGGTTCAAAAAGCTCCTGAAATATATCGAGTCTCATGAAGTGAAGACGATCTATCTGTTCGAAATCTCGCGGCTTGGGAGGACTTTTATCGACACCCTTAATCTTATGGAATTTGAAGATAAAGGCGTCAGGGTGGTCTCCTTGAGCCCCAGTGAGGCATGGTCCACATCTGGTGACCCTCATTACAGGAAGCTGTTAATATCTATCTTTGGATGGGTTGCAGAAAATGAGAAGAGGATCATGAGGGAACGGATAAAGGTTGGCATAGAGCGCCACCGGAGGGAAAAGAAAACATGGGGGAGACCCACCAAAGAGCCGAACAAAAAAGAGGTCATGAAGTACAGGGATAAGGGTCTGACATGGTCCGAAATCTCGAGGGTGATGAACGTTCCTGCAAGTACATTGTACAAGTACAGGGATAAATGGGAGGAACAGGACCGGGTCGAAAGGGTCAATAAGGCATGA
- a CDS encoding DUF3578 domain-containing protein — MQESFLKIMDNYLVEKTKPLPGSDFAHYVRHIPKASIEKTTLIDTSYYKIEGSPGRRKNWAEIPWVAIFDKKITTGASEGYYIVYLFRADMSGFYLSLNQGWTYYKEEYGIKEGRENIVTVANEFRKLLNPSSMDFPLEKIDLKSKKNLAVGYQLGHICGKFYSKDDLPNDKQLTSDLIKLVGIYRELTGRVGSFERFADRILTTDIDDIEDEEYQSEVIYAKASSTPKRPQKKPKSTTSHGKEVWTRDPKVAKESLENSNYLCEIDIGHKTFTSSKTDENFVEAHHLIPMGKQGEFNWSLDVPSNIVSLCPNCHRRLHHATIDEKKDSLKVLYDKRKDDLLECLIGVSWEEILGHY, encoded by the coding sequence ATGCAAGAGTCTTTTCTAAAAATAATGGATAATTATTTAGTTGAAAAAACGAAACCACTTCCTGGCAGTGATTTTGCACATTATGTAAGGCATATTCCAAAAGCATCTATTGAAAAAACAACACTTATTGATACATCGTACTATAAAATTGAGGGCTCTCCCGGAAGGAGAAAAAATTGGGCTGAAATTCCTTGGGTTGCGATATTTGATAAAAAAATCACTACGGGTGCAAGTGAAGGCTACTACATTGTATATCTCTTTAGGGCTGATATGTCCGGTTTTTATTTATCACTTAACCAGGGTTGGACTTATTACAAAGAGGAATATGGAATCAAAGAAGGGCGGGAAAACATTGTAACAGTTGCAAATGAATTTAGAAAACTATTAAATCCATCATCAATGGATTTTCCACTCGAAAAGATTGATTTAAAAAGTAAAAAGAATCTTGCCGTAGGATATCAACTGGGCCATATTTGTGGCAAATTTTATTCAAAAGATGATTTGCCGAATGACAAGCAATTGACAAGTGATCTCATAAAATTAGTCGGCATCTATCGCGAGTTAACGGGGCGAGTTGGGAGTTTTGAAAGGTTTGCGGACAGAATATTGACAACTGATATCGACGATATTGAAGATGAAGAATATCAAAGTGAAGTGATTTATGCAAAAGCTTCGAGTACTCCAAAAAGGCCACAAAAAAAGCCGAAATCAACTACAAGTCATGGAAAGGAAGTGTGGACCAGAGACCCCAAAGTTGCGAAAGAGAGTTTGGAAAATTCGAACTACCTTTGTGAAATCGATATCGGACATAAAACATTTACTTCCTCCAAAACGGATGAAAATTTTGTAGAAGCTCATCACTTAATCCCTATGGGGAAACAAGGGGAATTCAATTGGAGTTTAGATGTGCCGAGTAACATTGTGTCTCTTTGTCCGAACTGCCATAGGCGATTACATCATGCGACAATTGATGAAAAAAAAGATAGCTTAAAGGTACTATATGACAAAAGGAAAGATGATCTCCTGGAATGTTTGATAGGTGTATCTTGGGAAGAAATATTGGGTCATTATTAA